The genomic DNA CCATTAAATGATCCACTTCACCGAGCACAACACCTTCGGTATTGATTACGGTTAGGCCTTCCAGTTCGTACCAGTAGTACTCCCCTTCGTCCAACTCAGGTAAACGGTCTTTCGGGACACAGATTTCTGCGCCTGAATACTTTTTCGCAACTTCGCGGTCATCGACCCCTTTAAGATGCGCAACCATCCCCTTGCCATGACTACGTCCTTTGTCTACTTCAACACCGATCAGTTTTTGACCTTGTCTAAGTGTCCAATCACCATATTCTAAGATTCGATCCATAGGTTCAGTGTAAGAAAACACCTTAACCCAACCTTTAACGCCGTAAACCGACGAGATCTTACCTAAAACAATGAAATCTTCAGAACTTTGTGTACTCATGACGACCTATAGCCTCATCTTCAATTAGGCTTCGGCTTTCTTAAACTCTTTAAGCAATTGAGCGACGCGATCAGAAGTCTGTGCTCCCTTGCTTGCCCAATATTCAACGCGATCCAGGTCGACGCGTAAGCGCTCTTCCTGACCACGGGCAATTGGGTTAAAGAAACCAACACGCTCAATGAAACGACCGTCGCGGGCATTTCGGCTGTCAGCCACTGTAAGATGATAAAACGGGCGCTTCTTCGAACCACCACGTGCGAGTCTAATGACTACCATCGCGTTCTCCTGTTTGTGGGCAAGCTTTGAAATCACCTGCCATTGTGGAAAGCTATCGGGGGTTACCCGTAGACTAAAATCCAACGTTTAAATAACCTGGGCGAACCCAGAAATTACGGCCGCGCAATTATACGTATTTTGCTTAGTTAAGCAAGGTAACATCCCGCGCACCGCTGTGATTCAAACAATAAAGGCTATTTTCTATGCTTTTTGTCGAATAGTCGGACCAAAAAGAATGCTTTAAGCCCTATGACTACCACTACCCCAGCTGTTATAAGCACTACTTGCAACCCTAGCGACATTTATTCACCTTTTTCACATATCATCGAATGGTGGATAACCATTATTTTTTTCAATATCCAAATCTATCACATCGGCCGCACTTGAAAGTGCCACATTAAAATCTGTACCCGTTAGAATATCATCCATAGCATCGGCGAGTGCGGCGCGAATTACCGGGTATGCAGGGTGCAACGGCTTGGGTCGAGCGCTGGCGGCGAGCTGACTTGCCGGAATACTTAAAGGACCACGCTCACCAAAGATGGGAGATTTTGACAATGCACTTAAGGTAGCAGGCACACTGTAATTTCCATTTGAGCTCATTAGCACCTCTTCATCGGACATAATAAACTTCATAAATTCTGCCGCCTGCTGTGGGTTTTTAGTCTGGCTGGTTATACCGTAACTCCAATTATCATTACTCGTTACATGATATGGCCCTAAAACTGGAAATGGAATTGCAACAACATCATCACCTAGTGCGCTTTTAAAGCTTGGCCATTGCGATGTCGTTGCGAGCGACAACGATGCCCGCCGTTTTTCAAAACGGCGAGTCGACTTATGGCTAGGCACAATCCAGTTGTTTTGAACCAACGGACTTAACACCTTTTTAAAGTCATCCATAAATAAAGACTCTAGCGCAATATGAGCATCCCACTTTGTATTTGAGATGATCTCACCTCCTGTAGATTGGATAAAAGGCGAAAAGGCTGTAACGTACCAATCATCGTCGGCATAGTAGAGCTGCATGTCTAAAGGCCACTTGCCATGCTTTTTGGCCAACAAATCTAAAGCATTATGAAACTCATCTAAGCTCCACGCCTCTTCAATACTTCGAGGCACCGTAACACCGGCATCCGCCAATAACTGACGATTGGCAAACAAGGTTAACGCATCACTAGTGGGGCTTAACGCGTATTCTCTACCATCTATAGGGTATGTTCCTTGCTGGCGAATCGTTTGGGTAACGTTATTTAGGAATTCCTCACTTAAAAGCTGATTGATCGGCATCAGTAAATCGGACCAAACATAGCGAGATAAACTTCCCGATTGAAAATAGAGTAGGTCTGGCAGCCGACCTTGCTTGGCCTCCTTCACGACAAAATCTGAAAAGGCAGATTGAGGTAGAACCAATGTATTTAGATTGATGTTCTGATGTTGACTATTAAACCGACGAACCTGATCCTCGAAAAGCGCCTGCTCACTTTTGGACCCGACGTTATACCAAATTGTTAAGTCAACCCTATCGCTGGCGAAGCTGACCACAGAAATACAGAAGAAAATCAAAAGCCATAGATTTTTCATTGTTGTTATTCACCTATTATCTGAAAACGTTTTCAAAACAGCGTTTTAATATACAGAATTGAATAACTAATGTCCAAACTCGAAAAACAAAAAGCTTAAAACAAAAAAAGCACCTCTAAAGGTGCTTTCTTAAAATTTGAACATTGCTTTTAGAAGGGAAGCTTACCGCCACCCAAGCCAGGTGGTAAACCACCGCCAGGAGGCATACCGCCTTGGCCGCCGCCCATCATGCCGCCCATGCCACGCATCATTTTTTGCATGCCGCCTTTCTTGCCGACTTTCTTCATCATCTTCGCCATTTGCTTGTGCTGCTTTAATAGACGATTGATGTCTTGAATTTGCGTACCCGAACCTTTGGCAATACGCTTTTTACGCGAGCCGTTGATTTTATCGGGCATTCTGCGCTCGTAGGGCGTCATGGAATCGATAATGGCGCCCATTTGGCCAAATTGTTTTTCGGCTCCTTGAATTTGAGTTGCGGCTTGTGCCATTTGACCCATGCCTGGCATTTTATCCATCATGCCCATTAAGCCGCCCATGTTGTCCATTTGTTTGATCTGATCGCGAAAATCTTCTAAATCGAAAGACTTTCCTTTTTTGATCTTAGTCGCGAGTTTTTCAGCTTTTTGCTTGTCGACCTTGCGCTCTACTTCTTCGATGAGCGATAACACATCGCCCATATCAAGAATTCGAGAGGCAATTCGATCTGGATGGAACGGCTCAAGAGCATCGGTTTTTTCACCCATACCCAAAAATTTAATGGGCTTGCCTGTGATATGGCGTACAGACAATGCCGCGCCGCCTCGCGCATCACCATCGGCTTTCGTTAACACGACACCGGTTAGTGGTAATGCTTCATTAAAGGCTTTTGCCGTATTCGCCGCATCTTGACCTGTCATGGCATCTACCACAAATAAGGTCTCAATTGGGTTTACGGCTTTGTGCAGCATTGTAATTTCAGCCATCATGGCTTCATCTACTGCCAAACGACCCGCGGTATCGACCAACAGCACATCAACAGCTTGTTTCTTAGCGGCTACAACAGCATCTTTAACAATGGCTTC from Reinekea marina includes the following:
- the rimM gene encoding ribosome maturation factor RimM (Essential for efficient processing of 16S rRNA), giving the protein MSTQSSEDFIVLGKISSVYGVKGWVKVFSYTEPMDRILEYGDWTLRQGQKLIGVEVDKGRSHGKGMVAHLKGVDDREVAKKYSGAEICVPKDRLPELDEGEYYWYELEGLTVINTEGVVLGEVDHLMAAGPGNDVIVVKGNANSIDKRERLIPYVDQFLLEIDLGKGEMTVDWDPEF
- the rpsP gene encoding 30S ribosomal protein S16 — translated: MVVIRLARGGSKKRPFYHLTVADSRNARDGRFIERVGFFNPIARGQEERLRVDLDRVEYWASKGAQTSDRVAQLLKEFKKAEA
- a CDS encoding ABC transporter substrate-binding protein, giving the protein MKNLWLLIFFCISVVSFASDRVDLTIWYNVGSKSEQALFEDQVRRFNSQHQNINLNTLVLPQSAFSDFVVKEAKQGRLPDLLYFQSGSLSRYVWSDLLMPINQLLSEEFLNNVTQTIRQQGTYPIDGREYALSPTSDALTLFANRQLLADAGVTVPRSIEEAWSLDEFHNALDLLAKKHGKWPLDMQLYYADDDWYVTAFSPFIQSTGGEIISNTKWDAHIALESLFMDDFKKVLSPLVQNNWIVPSHKSTRRFEKRRASLSLATTSQWPSFKSALGDDVVAIPFPVLGPYHVTSNDNWSYGITSQTKNPQQAAEFMKFIMSDEEVLMSSNGNYSVPATLSALSKSPIFGERGPLSIPASQLAASARPKPLHPAYPVIRAALADAMDDILTGTDFNVALSSAADVIDLDIEKNNGYPPFDDM
- the ffh gene encoding signal recognition particle protein — translated: MFNSLSERLSQTFKQITGQAKLTEENIKSSLREVRMALLEADVALPVVKAFVDAVKERAVGQEVSQALNPGQQFLKIVQSELEHVMGDVNEALDLKTQPPAIVLMAGLQGAGKTTTSAKLAKFLQEREKKKVMVVSADVYRPAAIKQLETLANEVGALFFPSDISQKPEAIVKDAVVAAKKQAVDVLLVDTAGRLAVDEAMMAEITMLHKAVNPIETLFVVDAMTGQDAANTAKAFNEALPLTGVVLTKADGDARGGAALSVRHITGKPIKFLGMGEKTDALEPFHPDRIASRILDMGDVLSLIEEVERKVDKQKAEKLATKIKKGKSFDLEDFRDQIKQMDNMGGLMGMMDKMPGMGQMAQAATQIQGAEKQFGQMGAIIDSMTPYERRMPDKINGSRKKRIAKGSGTQIQDINRLLKQHKQMAKMMKKVGKKGGMQKMMRGMGGMMGGGQGGMPPGGGLPPGLGGGKLPF